In a single window of the Coffea eugenioides isolate CCC68of chromosome 3, Ceug_1.0, whole genome shotgun sequence genome:
- the LOC113766038 gene encoding putative disease resistance protein RGA3, which translates to MADALIGATIQIILQKMLPLAADGIGMAFGLKEDLKNLRESAAMIRAVIADAEEKQGHDQAVKLWLKRLEGVAFDADNVLDELNYEFIRKQLQEKVCFFSFFCDTALHWRMASKVKNVNQKLKIINQEAIDFGLRSQLMGGGANIAPLPLPAISRETDSIIRQIVVGRSNDASNLVETLLSSSAKVVSVIPISGMGGLGKTTLAQLAYNDPGIDGHFDTKIWICVSEKFEVTRLFKLVLESLTKRKVKTESRDVIVQDVRKELKWKRYLIVLDDMWDERSQLWDDFFQCLVGITNTQGNWILVTTRKLNVASIVATHPTYRLEILSDDDCWSILIEKAFGGGEVPKELEEVRTEITKRCQGLPLAANVIGGLLRIKRKEEWLPIIESGLLHLSENENTVMQLLKLSFDHLPTASIKKCFAYCSILDKDFLVNKQHLIQLWMAEGFLQASHNELLEDIGNNHYHILLESSLLQEVRMYDPYLDVNARYAKMHDFVYDLARSLSGSDSIRGENCQSRYLVLHSFGEETQMKLNDISTSVSSLILLESHISGDILSNFRYLHVLKLSWVTSEVLPSSIGKLIHLRFLDLSYSRIEALPESICKLYNLQTLTFDEYPDKRTLKQLPKGMRKLVNLRHLHFFASDGQFQMPKGMRQLTCLQTLQFFNVGKDNGRTLEELACLKNLRGRLQIRNLELVNGKEGALQADLLQKPKMRHLGFEWCSVNAEGGYDDEHVLKGLQPHPNLQSLHISNYNGGKFPRWLMNMAIYMKTTDGSSITRLDKLVKLRLINCKLCTEVPALGQLPSLQVLELNGLENLRCIGTSFYCIADDSSGSSSNRSSSQGSSKLFPALKTLELANMPNLVQWRGAEATSRGGGDEGLEVFFPSLEDLMIMMCPKLTTAPGNFPSLKRLKIERMDQLLPVKQICSNATILTDLWIKGMPELTCIQDVLNKQDLAWLRLEECPYLNDIHGCGTSLRELRIMNCENLRELPENLHQLQALQTLCIMQCPNIKSIAIPSGEHGLTSLQELRFVDCSGLNSLPAEMLHSRTSLCTLVVRRCPNLVSFPIDLQQTPSLVVLVLSGCPKLTTIPEGLGRFSCLRVLFIGPFPDSSQEFELLSAVASSSVRTLAIVGWPHSNSLPEELQYLTNITKLSILNFGSVEALPDWLGNLGSLERLHLIDCEKLQNLPSMAAMRRLTKLSFLSISGCPLLQELCSNSERFKISHIPTILIDDEELINSYRWPGSQENEETEWFQLTGSRQEAKVGLQCSYVICGGQGTVVDFD; encoded by the exons GAAGTTGAAAATTATCAACCAAGAAGCTATTGACTTTGGACTCAGGTCCCAGCTGATGGGAGGTGGTGCAAATATAGCTCCCCTTCCTCTCCCTGCTATAAGTCGGGAGACTGACTCTATAATTCGTCAAATTGTTGTTGGAAGATCCAATGATGCATCAAACCTAGTGGAGACATTGTTGAGCTCTTCTGCAAAAGTTGTTTCTGTTATTCCCATATCTGGCATGGGGGGGTTGGGGAAAACAACTTTGGCTCAGTTAGCATACAATGATCCAGGAATTGATGGACATTTTGATACTAAGATTTGGATTTGTGTCTCTGAGAAATTTGAAGTTACTAGGCTTTTTAAACTGGTTTTAGAATCATTGACAAAGAGAAAAGTTAAAACTGAAAGCAGGGATGTTATAGTTCAGGATGTTCGGAAAGAACTTAAATGGAAGAGATATCTTATTGTGCTTGATGACATGTGGGATGAGAGATCTCAACTCTGGGACGACTTTTTTCAATGTTTGGTGGGAATTACCAACACACAAGGAAACTGGATTCTTGTAACAACGCGTAAGCTAAATGTGGCATCAATCGTGGCTACACATCCTACCTATAGATTGGAAATATTATCGGATGATGATTGCTGGTCAATACTGATAGAAAAAGCATTTGGAGGTGGAGAAGTACCAAAAGAATTGGAAGAAGTAAGAACTGAAATCACGAAAAGATGTCAAGGTCTACCTCTGGCTGCAAATGTAATTGGAGGTTTGTTACgtatcaaaagaaaagaagagtgGCTCCCAATCATAGAGAGCGGGCTTTTGCACTTAAGTGAGAATGAAAATACTGTCATGCAACTACTAAAGTTGAGCTTCGATCATTTACCAACTGCATCCATCAAGAAGTGTTTTGCATACTGCTCGATTCTTGACAAAGATTTTCTTGTAAACAAGCAACATCTAATCCAACTCTGGATGGCAGAAGGTTTTCTTCAAGCAAGTCATAATGAGTTATTAGAGGACATAGGCAACAACCATTACCACATCCTGTTAGAGAGTTCATTGTTGCAAGAAGTAAGGATGTATGACCCCTATCTTGATGTGAATGCCAGATATGCCAAAATGCATGACTTCGTGTATGATCTTGCACGATCATTGTCAGGATCTGACAGCATAAGGGGTGAGAACTGCCAATCCAGATATCTAGTATTGCATTCATTTGGAGAAGAAACACAGATGAAGTTGAATGACATATCAACATCAGTTAGTTCATTAATTTTGCTTGAGAGTCACATATCAGGCGACATTTTATCAAACTTTAGGTACTTGCATGTGCTGAAGTTGTCTTGGGTGACTAGTGAGGTGCTGCCAAGCTCAATCGGCAAGCTGATCCATTTACGATTTCTTGACCTTTCATACTCTAGAATAGAAGCTCTGCCTGAGTCCATTTGCAAGCTTTATAATTTGCAAACACTTACATTTGATGAATATCCTGACAAGAGAACTCTTAAGCAGCTTCCAAAAGGGATGAGAAAGTTGGTTAATTTGAGACATCTCCACTTTTTTGCTTCTGATGGTCAATTCCAAATGCCAAAAGGGATGAGGCAGTTAACCTGCCTTCAAACTCTACAGTTCTTCAATGTAGGAAAAGACAATGGCCGTACACTTGAGGAGCTGGCATGCTTAAAAAACCTCCGAGGCCGCCTTCAGATTCGTAATCTAGAACTGGTAAATGGTAAAGAGGGAGCTCTGCAGGCAGATTTACTGCAAAAGCCAAAAATGCGTCACTTGGGATTTGAATGGTGTAGTGTTAATGCAGAAGGTGGTTATGATGATGAACATGTCTTGAAAGGCCTCCAGCCCCATCCAAATTTGCAAAGTTTACACATTAGTAACTACAATGGTGGGAAATTTCCACGTTGGTTAATGAACATGGCAATATACATGAAGACTACAGACGGATCATCAATAACAAGACTCGACAAATTGGTAAAGCTGAGATTAATAAACTGCAAACTATGCACAGAAGTCCCTGCCCTTGGACAGTTGCCATCTCTTCAAGTTCTTGAGTTGAATGGATTAGAGAACTTAAGATGCATTGGAACTTCATTCTATTGCATTGCTGATGATTCCAGTGGATCAAGCAGCAACAGAAGCAGTAGTCAAGGGTCAAGCAAATTGTTTCCAGCTCTTAAAACTCTTGAGTTAGCAAATATGCCAAATCTAGTACAATGGAGGGGAGCAGAAGCTACATCCAGAGGAGGTGGTGATGAAGGGCTAGAAGTGTTCTTTCCTAGCCTTGAAGATTTGATGATTATGATGTGCCCCAAACTGACCACAGCTCCAGGTAATTTTCCAAGCCTGAAGAGATTGAAAATCGAGAGGATGGACCAGCTTTTGCCAGTAAAACAGATTTGCAGCAACGCAACCATTCTCACAGACCTCTGGATCAAAGGAATGCCGGAGCTTACTTGCATTCAAGACGTGCTCAACAAACAGGACTTAGCATGGCTAAGATTGGAAGAGTGTCCCTATTTAAATGACATACATGGCTGTGGAACTTCTCTTAGAGAATTAAGGATCATGAACTGCGAGAATCTAAGGGAGTTGCCGGAGAATCTACATCAACTACAGGCTCTACAAACACTTTGTATTATGCAGTGCCCAAATATCAAGTCAATCGCGATTCCTTCAGGAGAGCATGGCCTCACATCCCTCCAAGAACTGAGATTTGTTGATTGCAGTGGGCTGAATAGTCTGCCAGCTGAAATGCTACACTCTCGTACATCTCTTTGTACTCTGGTTGTGAGAAGATGCCCCAATCTTGTCTCATTTCCAATTGATTTGCAGCAAACACCTTCTCTAGTGGTCCTAGTGCTATCCGGTTGTCCCAAATTGACCACTATACCGGAAGGACTCGGTCGCTTTTCTTGCTTAAGAGTGCTGTTTATTGGTCCATTCCCAGATTCAAGCCAGGAATTCGAATTGTTATCAGCCGTGGCTTCCTCATCTGTCCGCACTCTTGCAATAGTTGGATGGCCTCATTCAAATTCTCTGCCAGAAGAGCTTCAGTACCTGACTAACATTACAAAATTAAGTATACTCAACTTTGGATCAGTAGAAGCTTTACCTGATTGGTTGGGAAACCTTGGCTCTCTAGAAAGACTACACCTGATTGATTGTGAAAAGCTTCAAAATTTGCCTTCTATGGCTGCTATGCGACGTCTCACCAAATTAAGTTTTCTGTCAATTTCGGGTTGTCCTCTGCTACAGGAACTATGCAGCAACTCTGAGCGGTTCAAGATTTCTCATATTCCCACTATATTAATTGATGATGAAGAGTTGAT TAATTCGTATAGGTGGCCAGGGtctcaagaaaatgaagagacaGAATG GTTTCAGTTGACAGGATCAAGGCAAGAGGCAAAGGTTGGTCTGCAATGTAGTTATGTTATATGTGGCGGACAAGGAACTGTGGTAGATTTTGATTGA
- the LOC113766040 gene encoding putative disease resistance protein RGA4, translating to MADALIGVTIQIMLQKTLSLATDGIGRAFGFKEELESMKESLAMIRAVVADAEETQGHDQAVNLWLKRLEGVAFDADNVLDELNYEFIRRQLKGKLAPLPLPATSRETDSIVRQNVFGRANDASRMVETLLSSSEKVVSVVPITGMGGLGKTTLAQLVYNDPKIRGHFDKKMWICVSENFEVTRLFKLILESLTKQKVKTQSRDVIAQDIRKELEEKKYLLVLDDIWDERSQL from the exons ATGGCTGACGCTCTTATTGGTGTTACCATTCAGATCATGTTGCAGAAGACACTTTCACTTGCCACAGATGGCATtggaagggcttttgggttcaAGGAGGAGTTGGAGAGCATGAAGGAATCTCTTGCCATGATTCGAGCAGTGGTAGCTGATGCAGAGGAAACGCAAGGACACGATCAGGCTGTGAATCTGTGGCTGAAGAGGCTTGAAGGAGTGGCTTTTGATGCTGATAATGTGTTGGATGAGCTCAACTATGAATTTATCAGGAGACAACTGAAGGGAAAG TTGGCTCCTCTTCCTCTCCCTGCTACTAGTCGGGAGACTGACTCTATCGTTCGTCAAAATGTTTTTGGAAGGGCCAATGATGCATCCAGAATGGTGGAGACATTGTTGAGCTCATCTGAAAAAGTTGTTTCTGTTGTTCCCATAACAGGCATGGGGGGGTTGGGGAAAACAACTTTGGCTCAGTTAGTgtacaatgatccaaaaattcgTGGACATTTTGATAAAAAGATGTGGATTTGTGTGTCTGAGAATTTCGAAGTTACTAGGCTATTCAAACTGATCTTGGAATCATTAACAAAGCAGAAAGTTAAAACTCAAAGCAGGGACGTTATAGCTCAAGATATTCGGAAAGaactagaagaaaagaaatatctTCTTGTGCTTGATGACATTTGGGATGAGAGATCTCAACTCTAG